The genomic interval CGGCCTGCACATCGCCCATGCCCTGCGCGAGCAGGGGGGTCATGAGCTTGCCGGGGCGCACGCCCGTGAGCATGCCCCACGGCCGGTGCGGCAGGCCGATGCCCATGGCCGCGCGGTAAAACGCGCGCTTGACCGCACCCTGCAGCCGCCGGTCGGTCTCGTTGGGGTCGGTCAGTTCCTCGTTGGGCACGCTCGTGCGGCCGTTGGCCGTCCGGCCCTGATAGACGAGCACGCACGTCGCGGTCGTCACCTTTGCGCCGGACATGAGCCGCAGCTCCGCGCGGTCGCCGGTCGGCCGGCCGTCCGGATACACCGGGCGCTCATCCGGAAACAGCGTCAGCAGCATCTGCTCCGCCGCGTAGCGGTAATCATGTCCGATCAGATAGAGATTCATGGTTTTCAGTTATCTCCTTTTCCCGTGTCAGGTCAGGAGCGGTCCTTGGCCTTGTTCTTGAGTTCTCTGGCCTTTGCCTTCAGGGCTTTGGCCAGCTGCTTGCGGCGCTGCGCGTGCTCATGCACGCGCGTGAAGGCCGGGCCGTTGGTCTTGCCTTCGCGCAGCGCCGGGAACGCCTGCGCGATACGCTCGTGCACGATGTTGCGCTGACCCAGCAGCTCCTCGCGGCGCTGCAGCAGTTCGCTGCGGCGGGCCAGCAGTTCGCTGCGGCGCATGAGCGAGTTCTCGGCGCGCTTTTCTGCGATCTCCGCGCCTTTTTCCTTCGCGTCGGTGTAAACCTCCATGCTGCGGTCCTTCACGTCCGAGGCGCGAATATAGATCTCCTCGCCGATCTCGTCGGAGATGGCCGTGAGCGAATCCTCGATGGCCTGCAGGGCGCGCAGCTTCTTCGGCAGCTTGCGGATCTCCATGGCGGTGATGATGTTGTCCGTGATCCACAGGACGCTGAACGTGCCGAGCAGCGCCCAGCCGAGCTTTTTCGGGATGAGGTCGACGACCTTGGCCACGAGCGGCTGGAACACATCGACCACGAACACGCACGCCAGCCCCCACAGCACCGAAAACTCCAGACACACGTAGCCCTTGATGTTCAGCGGGCGCTTGGAGTAGTCCCACCACTTGTCGTGGAACACTTTTTCGAGCACCCAGCCGGTGAGGTATTCGATGGCGCTCGTGAACAGTACGCTGCCGCCGAACAGCAGCCAGAAGCTGCTCTTGAGCGGCCCGAGCACGAGCAGTACGCTCATCACGCCGAAGCCGTAGATGGAGCAGATCGGGCCGTTGACGAAGCCGCGGTTGACGAACTTGCCGTGCGCGACGGCGGCGAAGGCCACCTCGGAGCACCAGCCGAGAAAGCCGTAAATGTAGAAGTACCAGAGGATCTGGAACCAGGAATAGGGCACAAGCACGGAAAAAACTCCTCTCAGATCTGGGTGCCTGCGGTGATACTGACCCAGTCTCATCATGATGGTTCAAAGATTATAACATAATGCTCCGGGCATTTCCAGTCTTTCCGGCGCGGATGGGGACAAAAGCAGCAAAATGGACAAAAACACAGCGGAGTGCCTTTTCAAGCCTTCCCCTTTGAGGAGAAGGCTTGAAAAACTGCCATCTGCCTTTGTTTTTTCGCGCGCAAAAGCGGAGCGCACGACGGTGCGCTCCGCTTGGAAAACCGGGGATTTACTTGATCGTCAGCAGCAGCTCGCCGGCCTTGACCGTCTGACCGCCCTTGACAAAGACCTCGTCGATCGTGCCGTCCATGCGGGCGACGACGCTCGTCTCCATCTTCATGGCCTCGATCACGGCGAGCACGTCGTTGACCTTGACTTGGTCGCCGGGCTTGACGTTGACCTTCGACACCATGCCCGGAATGGACGCGCCGGCCTGGCTCTTGTCGTTCGGGTCGGCCATGACGACGGTCTTGGCCGTGTCGGTCGCGGTCGGGTCGGGCACGGAGACCTCGCGGCGCATACCGTTGAGCTCGAACTGCACGTTGCGCGTGCCGTCGTCGTTGCGGTCGCCGAGGCCGATGTACTTGATCATGAGGGTCTTGCCGTCCTCGATGTTGATCTTGTTCATCTCGCCGACGGCCATGCCGTTGAAGAACACGTGGCTGCCCATGCGCATGATGTAGCCATACTCCTTGCGGTGGCGGATGTACTCCTCATAGACCTTCGGGTACATGGCGTAGGAGATGAGGGAGCGCGGCTCCTCGTAGTTCGGGTAGAACTTGCGGATCTCGCTGCGCAGCTGATCCCAGTCAACGGGCGGCAGCAGGTCGCCGGGGCGGCCGGTGATCGGCTTCTCGCCCTTGAGCACGACGCGCTGCAGATCCTTCGGGAAGCCGCAGGGCGGCTGGCCCATCATGCCCTTGAAGTAGCTCACGACGCTGTCGGGGAAGGCGAGGGTCTCGCCGCGCTCGACGATGTTTTCGGGCGTGAGGTCATTCTGCACCATGAAGATCGCCAGGTCGCCGACCATTTTGGACGACGGCGTGACCTTGATGATGTCGCCGAGCATGATGTTGACGGTGCGGTACATCTCCTTGACCTCCGCGAAGCGGTGGCCGAGGCCGAGCGACTCGACCTGCGGCTGCAGGTTCGTGTACTGGCCGCCGGGGATCTCGTAGCGGTAGATATCGGTGACGGGCACTTTGAGGCCCTTGTCGAAGCTCTCGTAGCGCAGGCGCACGTCGGCCCAGTAATCGGCCAGCTCCTGCAGGCGCTGCGGGTCAAAGCCGGTGTCGCGCTCCTGACCGCGCAGGGACTCGACGACGGCGTTCATCGACGGCTGGCTCGTGAGGTTGGCCAGCGGGCCGATGGCGGTGTCGACCACATCCACGCCGGCCTCGGCCGCCATGAGATAGGTCGCGATCTGGTTGTCGGTGGTGTTGTGCGTGTGCAGGTGGATGGGGATGCCGATCTCCTGCTTGAGGGTGCTCACGAGCTTCTTGGCGGCGTAGGGCTTGAGCAGGCCGGACATGTCCTTGATGGCCAGCATGTGCACGCCGCGGCGCTCGAGCTCCTTGGCGAAGTTGACGTAGTACTCGAGCGTGTAGCGGTCGCGCGTCGGGTCGAGGATATCGCCGGTGTAGCACACGGTGCCCTCGAGGAACTTGCCCTGGCGCAGGACCTCGTCCATGGCGGTCTCCATGTTCGGCAGCCAGTTGAGCGAGTCGAACACGCGGAACACGTCGATGCCCTCGCGGGCAGACTCGGCGATGAAGGCGCGCACGAGGTTGTCCGGATAGCTCGCGTAGCCGACGAGGTTCGAGCCGCGCAGCAGCATCTGGAACGGGATGTTCGGGATCTTCTCGCGCAGCATCTCCAGGCGCTCCCACGGGGACTCGTGCAGGAAGCGGTAGGCGGTGTCAAACGTCGCGCCGCCCCACATCTCGAGCGAGAAGCAGTCGGCGAGGATGTCGGCCGTGCCGTCGGCGCCCTTGAGCATGTCGCGGGTGCGCAGGCGGGTGCTCAGCAGGGACTGGTGCGCGTCGCGCATCGTCGTGTCGGTGATGAGCAGCTTCTTCTGGCCGAGGACCCAGTCCTTGACGGCCTCGGGGCCGTCGGTGTCGAGCAGGAGCTTGAGCCCGTCCTGCTTCGTGATCTCGCGCTGCGCCTTCGGGAAGCGCGGCGTGTCGTACTGGTGGCGCTCGGCGTCGGGATTGTTGACCTGGATGTTGGCGATGTATTTGAGCACGCGGGTCGCGCGGTCGCGCGATTCGGTGAACTCGAACAGCTCCGGCGTCTCGTCGATGAACTTCGTGTGGCACTTGCCGGCGATGAACGTCGGGTGCGTGAGGATGTTCGTCACAAACGGGATGTTCGTCTTGACGCCGCGCACGTGCTCCTCGTTGATGGCGCGGGTAGCCTTGCGGCAGACGGCGGGGAAGGTGCAGTCCCAGCTCGTGACCTTGACGAGCAGCGAGTCATAGTACGGCGAGATGATCGAGCCCGTGCCGGCGTTGCCGCCGTCGAGACGCACGCCGAAGCCGCCGCCGGAGCGGTAGGCCTCGATCTTGCCGTTGTCGGGCGCGAAGTTGTTGGCCGGGTCCTCGGTGGTCACGCGGCACTGGATGGCGTAGCCGTTGACCTTGAGATTGTTCTGGTCGCCCAGACCGATCTCCGGATGGCTGATCGGCTGACCCTCGGCGATGAGGATCTGCGCGCGCACGAGGTCGATGCTTGTGACCATCTCGGTGACGGTGTGCTCGACCTGGATGCGGGGGTTCATCTCGATGAAGTAGTGGTTGCCGTCGCGGTCGACGAGGAACTCCACCGTGCCGGCGTTGACATAGCCGACGGCCTCGGCGATCTTCACGGCGTCAGCGTGCAGCTGCTCGCGGATGCTCTCGGGCACGCTCCACGCGGGCGCAAACTCCACGACCTTCTGGTAGCGGCGCTGCAACGAGCAGTCACGCTCGCCGAGGTGGCGCACGTTGCCGTACTGGTCGGCGAGGATCTGCACCTCGATGTGCTTGGGCTGCACGAGGTATTTCTCGATGAAGATGTCGTCATTGCCGAAGGCCTTGCGCGCCTCGTTCTTGACGAGCTCGAACGCGGGGATGACGTCCTCGGGCATCTCGCACAGGCGCATACCGCGGCCGCCGCCGCCGGCTGCCGCCTTGAGGATGACGGGGAAGCCGAAGCTGATGGCCTTCTCGAGTGCCTCCTGCCCGTCGCGCAGAGGCTCGGAGCAGCCGGGGATGACCGGCACGCCGCATTCCATGGCGATCTGCTTGGCCGAGAGCTTGTCGCCCATCTTGCCGAGCACGTCGCTCGGAGGCCCGATGAACGTGATGCCGGCCTCTTCGCAGGCGCGGGCAAAGTCCGCGTTTTCGGACAGGAAACCGTAGCCCGGATGGATGGCGTCGACGCCGCGGCGCTTGGCCAGGTCGATGATCTCGGGGATGTCGAGATACGCACCCAGAGGGCTCTTGTTTTCACCGACGAGATACGCCTCGTCGGCGCGGGTGCGGAACAGACTCAGTTCGTCTTCCTTGGAGTACATGGCCACGGTGTGGATGCCGAGGTCATAGCACGCGCGGAAGATACGCACCGCGATCTCGCCGCGGTTGGCGGCAAGGACCTTGTTGAAAACCTTTTCTGACACGGTCGTGTCTCCTTTCTGACTGCGGCGGGGCCGCAGAGGTGGGGGCGGCAGCGGCGCGGGGGAGATCCGGCGTGCTGCCAACGTCGGAATTATATCATATATCAGTAACAATAGAAATAAAATTTTTGATTTTTGGCGAGTTTAAAATCTAACAAATACTGTTTACATGCAATTCTTTTCTCGTCGCGCGGAATGTGGTACAATATCGGACGAAAATTCAGGAAAGCTGGAATGAATTTGGAAAACATTTGCTATATCGTCGGCGCGGCCAGTCTTGACGGCGTGCGCCTGAGCTCCCGGCCGGGAGACTACGTGATCGCGGCCGACGGCGGCTACCGCACGCTGAAGGCGCGCGGCATTGAGCCGGACTTCGTCATGGGCGACTTTGACTCCCTCGGCTACCGGCCGGACCACCCGAACGTGGAGACGCATCCGGTCATGAAGGATGACACCGACCTCGGCCTCGCCGTGCGCTGGGCGCTGGCGCACGGGTACCGGCGGCTCGTGATGGCGGGCGCGCTCGGCGGCCGCCTCGACCAGACGATCGCCAGCCTGCAGACGCTGCGCGGGCTCACGGACGCGGGCGCGCAGGGCTGGCTCATCGGCTGCGGCTGGGTGGTCACGGCGGTGCAAAACGGCACGCTGGCCTTTCCCGCCGGCATGGAGGGCACGGTGTCCGTGTTCAGCAGCGGCGATGCCGCGCGCGGCGTCACGCTGCGCGGCCTGCTCTACGAGATCACGGACGCGGAGCTGCGGTGCGCCATGCCGCTCGGCGTGAGCAATTCGTTCACCGGCGCGGCGGCCACGGTGCGCGTCACGGACGGCACGGTCTTTGTCCTCTGGCAGGGCAACGCGCTGCCGGACGGGCTGGAGGTGCGCCATGGAGCGGATTGACCTGCACACGCACACGCTCGCGTCCGACGGGTCGGACACGCCGGCCGCCGTCGTGCAGCAGGCGGCGGCGCTCGGCCTGCGGGCCGTGGCCGTCACGGATCACGACACGTTCGCCGGCCTGCCGGAGGCCCTCGCGGCGGGGCAGCGCTGCGGCATCGAGGTCGTGCCCGGCGTGGAGCTGTCCACCGTCTGGGGCGGCGAGGAGGTGCACCTGCTCGGCTACTTCATGGACACGGGCAATGCCGCGCTGCGCGCGCTCATGACCCGCGCGACCGACGAGCGCAATGCCCGCAACGAGACCATGGTGCAGCGCCTGCACGACGCAGGCTACCCCATCACGATGGACGACCTGCACGCGGCCTTCCCGGGGCAGACGGTGCTCGGCCGGCCGCACATCGCGGCGCTGCTCGTGCAGCGCGGGTGCATCCCCTCGGTGCCGGACGGTATGCGCGGCCTGCTCGGCCGGGGCAAGGCGTTTTACGTCCCGCGCTATAACATCCCGCTCGCGGATTCCATCCGCGCCCTGCGCGCGGCGGGCGGCGTGCCGGTCGTGGCGCACATCTTCAAGTACCGCTTTGACGATGCGCAGCGCGCCGCCATGCTCGCCGCGGCGGCGGACGCCGGAGCCCTCGGCGTCGAGGTGCGCTATACGACCTATACGCCCGAGCAGACGGAGATCGCGCAGGCGCTGGCCGCGCGCTTTGGCCTCGCGCCCTCCGGCGGCTCGGACTATCACGGTCTGCGCAAGCCGGACATCGCCCTCGGCTCCGGCCGGGGCGGGCTGCGCGTGCCGTATGCGTACCTCGCCGGGCTCAAAGCCCTTGCCGGGCACGAATGTGTGTGATACACGAACAAAATTCAGTCCATTTTTGAAATTTTTCCGGAGGTGGTTTCGTGAAAACCCTTCTGCGCCCCTATGAGGGCACGCTGCCGTATCTCTTCGTCAGCTACGCGCACAAGAACGACGCGGCCGTGCTCGAGATCATCAGCACCTTGCAGTCGCGCGGCTTTCGCGTCTGGTACGATGAGGGCATCGAGGCCGGCAGCGAGTGGCCGGAGAGCATCGCGTCGCATCTTGAGCGCGCGCAGCTCGTGCTGGCGTTTTTGTCCCCGGCGTACCTGCGCTCGGACAACTGCCGCAAGGAGATGCACTATGCCCTGACCAAGCGCAAGCCCGTCATCAACGTCTACCTCGAGCCGACGGAGCTCTCTCCCGGCATGGAGATGCAGATCGGCAACCTCTTCGCGCTCATGAAGTATACCTATCCGAGCGAGGAATATTTCTACGACAAGCTCTTCTCGGCCGAGCTGCTCGATGCGGGCAAATTCGCCGGCGAGCCGCCGGAGCTGCCGGACGCGCCCGCGCCCGCGAAAAAGGCGAAGGAGAAAACGCCCCGCGGCGAATCTCCCCGCCGGGCCAGGCGCGAAAAGCCGCCCAAGGCGCCGAAGCCCGCGCGGCCGAAGAAAAGACGCCGCGGCCTCGCGGCGGCGATCATCGCCGTCGTGCTCGTCGGCTGCCTGATCGCGGCCGGCATCGTCGGCCACTTCACGGGCCTGCTCTACCGCTTCACGGTCAAGACCGTCGCGGTGCAGACGCTCGCGGACGACACGGTCGCCCAGTTCCAGAACCCGCTGCTCGAGCAGGCCGCGCGCGACTATGCCGGCAAGCCCGCGGGCGAGCTCACGGTCGCGGACCTCAAGGGCCTCACGGCGCTGTACGTCTGCGGCGACCGGTACTGGTTCGCCGCCCCGCAGCAGGGCGTGGACGCGGCGGCCGCCGGCGTCGAGACGGCGGAGATGATCGACCCCTCCGGCCAGACCGTCACCGTGCGGCGCGGCGACATCCGCGACCTGTCCGACCTCGCGTATTTTCCGAGCCTGACGGCGGTCTCGGTGCAGTTTCAGTCGCTGACCTCGCTCGAGAGCCTGCCCGCCTGCGGTGTGGAGGTGTTCGATGTCAGCGCCAACCGGCTCACGAGCCTGTCGGGCATCGAGCAGCTGCCGAAGCTCACGGCCCTCACGGCCGACGGCAACGCCGTCACCGACCTCACCGGCCTCGGCCGCTGTCTGAACGTGCGGAAGCTGAGTCTCAACGGCGCGAATGTGTCGGATCTGTCCGAGCTGCGCGCGCTCACGAAGCTGCAGGACGTCACGCTCTCGCACTGCACGCGCCGCGAGCTGCTGATCCCGCTGCACAAGTCCTCGCTCACGCGCGTCACGCTCGTGGACTGCGATCTGCGTGGCGATTTCTTCCACAGCTTCGACCGCGAGCGGGCGCTCACGGCGCTCTCGCTCACCGACTGCGAGCTGGACAGCACGTCCGGGCTGGAGGATTTCACCGGGCTCACGGAGCTGACGGTGCGCGGCGTTTCCGGCACGCTCGACTGGTCGGCGCTCGGCAGTCTGCCGCTGCAGACCGTCACGGCCGACGCCCTGCAGGCGGACGCCATCGCCGCGGCCACCACCGTGGCCGTCACGGTCGTGGATTGACCGCCGTGGCATGATCTCAAGTGAAAAGCGGCCCTCCCGATCCGGGAGGGCCGCTTTGTCTGTTAGTGGCGTTATCGTTTTCCCCGGCGCGGCCGTCCCGCACCCTTGGCTCCCTTGTGCAAAGGGAGCTGGCAGCCGTCAGGCTGACTGAGGGATTGACACGTCAAAATCTTACACCGCAGCCGGTATTCACAACCCCTCCGTCAAAAATCGGAGATTTTTGCCGCCTCCCCTTGCACGGGGGAGGCATTGGCAGCGCGCCGGTCGTGCGGGGTAAATCTGACAAATATCTTGCCCACGCAAATCTCCCGCAAAACGGAAAACGCCCCTGCCGGAACGGACAAACCGGCAGGGACGTTTCCATAGGAGAAATGGAGTTGGAAAAAGGAATTATCATGTTGCTTGGGGGAGAGATTGCGTGTTTTGTCAGCGGGCGGAGAGGCTCGTGTGCGGTCACGAAAATTCCCGCTTGCTATCTGACAGTGCCCATTATATAATGCCTTTATGGATAAGTAAAGCAAATGTTTCTGATAGTTAAATTAGCGTTTCTAATTTGTGAGGTGCTTATGAACCGATACATCGCCTTTTTGAAGGCCTTTGAGCGCAACAGTTTTTCGGACGCGGCGCGCGATCTCGGCTACACGCAGTCGGCCGTCAGCCAGATGATCAAGTCGCTGGAGGCGGAGCTGGGCGTGACACTGCTGGTGCGTTCGCGCTCGGGCGTGACGCTCACCTACGAGGGCCGCCACCTGCTGCCGTACATCCGCGACACGGTCAACGCCTACCGCATGCTCCAGTCGCAGGCGGCGGGCTTCAGTGGGCTGGAGCAGGGCACGATCCGCCTCGGCAC from Clostridiales bacterium carries:
- a CDS encoding pyruvate carboxylase; this encodes MSEKVFNKVLAANRGEIAVRIFRACYDLGIHTVAMYSKEDELSLFRTRADEAYLVGENKSPLGAYLDIPEIIDLAKRRGVDAIHPGYGFLSENADFARACEEAGITFIGPPSDVLGKMGDKLSAKQIAMECGVPVIPGCSEPLRDGQEALEKAISFGFPVILKAAAGGGGRGMRLCEMPEDVIPAFELVKNEARKAFGNDDIFIEKYLVQPKHIEVQILADQYGNVRHLGERDCSLQRRYQKVVEFAPAWSVPESIREQLHADAVKIAEAVGYVNAGTVEFLVDRDGNHYFIEMNPRIQVEHTVTEMVTSIDLVRAQILIAEGQPISHPEIGLGDQNNLKVNGYAIQCRVTTEDPANNFAPDNGKIEAYRSGGGFGVRLDGGNAGTGSIISPYYDSLLVKVTSWDCTFPAVCRKATRAINEEHVRGVKTNIPFVTNILTHPTFIAGKCHTKFIDETPELFEFTESRDRATRVLKYIANIQVNNPDAERHQYDTPRFPKAQREITKQDGLKLLLDTDGPEAVKDWVLGQKKLLITDTTMRDAHQSLLSTRLRTRDMLKGADGTADILADCFSLEMWGGATFDTAYRFLHESPWERLEMLREKIPNIPFQMLLRGSNLVGYASYPDNLVRAFIAESAREGIDVFRVFDSLNWLPNMETAMDEVLRQGKFLEGTVCYTGDILDPTRDRYTLEYYVNFAKELERRGVHMLAIKDMSGLLKPYAAKKLVSTLKQEIGIPIHLHTHNTTDNQIATYLMAAEAGVDVVDTAIGPLANLTSQPSMNAVVESLRGQERDTGFDPQRLQELADYWADVRLRYESFDKGLKVPVTDIYRYEIPGGQYTNLQPQVESLGLGHRFAEVKEMYRTVNIMLGDIIKVTPSSKMVGDLAIFMVQNDLTPENIVERGETLAFPDSVVSYFKGMMGQPPCGFPKDLQRVVLKGEKPITGRPGDLLPPVDWDQLRSEIRKFYPNYEEPRSLISYAMYPKVYEEYIRHRKEYGYIMRMGSHVFFNGMAVGEMNKINIEDGKTLMIKYIGLGDRNDDGTRNVQFELNGMRREVSVPDPTATDTAKTVVMADPNDKSQAGASIPGMVSKVNVKPGDQVKVNDVLAVIEAMKMETSVVARMDGTIDEVFVKGGQTVKAGELLLTIK
- a CDS encoding TIR domain-containing protein, translated to MKTLLRPYEGTLPYLFVSYAHKNDAAVLEIISTLQSRGFRVWYDEGIEAGSEWPESIASHLERAQLVLAFLSPAYLRSDNCRKEMHYALTKRKPVINVYLEPTELSPGMEMQIGNLFALMKYTYPSEEYFYDKLFSAELLDAGKFAGEPPELPDAPAPAKKAKEKTPRGESPRRARREKPPKAPKPARPKKRRRGLAAAIIAVVLVGCLIAAGIVGHFTGLLYRFTVKTVAVQTLADDTVAQFQNPLLEQAARDYAGKPAGELTVADLKGLTALYVCGDRYWFAAPQQGVDAAAAGVETAEMIDPSGQTVTVRRGDIRDLSDLAYFPSLTAVSVQFQSLTSLESLPACGVEVFDVSANRLTSLSGIEQLPKLTALTADGNAVTDLTGLGRCLNVRKLSLNGANVSDLSELRALTKLQDVTLSHCTRRELLIPLHKSSLTRVTLVDCDLRGDFFHSFDRERALTALSLTDCELDSTSGLEDFTGLTELTVRGVSGTLDWSALGSLPLQTVTADALQADAIAAATTVAVTVVD
- a CDS encoding PHP domain-containing protein produces the protein MERIDLHTHTLASDGSDTPAAVVQQAAALGLRAVAVTDHDTFAGLPEALAAGQRCGIEVVPGVELSTVWGGEEVHLLGYFMDTGNAALRALMTRATDERNARNETMVQRLHDAGYPITMDDLHAAFPGQTVLGRPHIAALLVQRGCIPSVPDGMRGLLGRGKAFYVPRYNIPLADSIRALRAAGGVPVVAHIFKYRFDDAQRAAMLAAAADAGALGVEVRYTTYTPEQTEIAQALAARFGLAPSGGSDYHGLRKPDIALGSGRGGLRVPYAYLAGLKALAGHECV
- a CDS encoding thiamine diphosphokinase; translation: MNLENICYIVGAASLDGVRLSSRPGDYVIAADGGYRTLKARGIEPDFVMGDFDSLGYRPDHPNVETHPVMKDDTDLGLAVRWALAHGYRRLVMAGALGGRLDQTIASLQTLRGLTDAGAQGWLIGCGWVVTAVQNGTLAFPAGMEGTVSVFSSGDAARGVTLRGLLYEITDAELRCAMPLGVSNSFTGAAATVRVTDGTVFVLWQGNALPDGLEVRHGAD